Proteins from one Rosa chinensis cultivar Old Blush chromosome 7, RchiOBHm-V2, whole genome shotgun sequence genomic window:
- the LOC112176004 gene encoding (R)-mandelonitrile beta-glucosyltransferase, producing the protein MASKKPHAVCIPAPSLGHIKAVLKLAKLLHHKGFHITFVNTESFHKRYLKSLGPNSLDGLPDFQFETIPDGLPDSDADPMSLLCENKHMKTLLPPFRGLLTKLNNDFTNPPVTCIVSDGFLWMFTIAAAQEIGVPIVLFETIAATTFMAFKQFRTLVQKGLVPLKDEGCFTNGFLDKVIDMVPGMKDIRLKDLPTFIRTTDPNDTMLNFFMETVDNVHKASAVVFPTFDALEQVVLDAFSSMFDQSLIYAIGPMQLLLNQMPNDPLKHIECSLWKEESECLQWLNSKVPNSVVYVNFGSVAFLTPKQLVEFGWGLANSKLPFMWVIRPGLVMGESATLPPEFVAETKERGLIVSWCPQEEVLNHPSVGGFLTHCGWHSTMESLTAGVPMICWPFFTDQQTNCYKICKEWGIGMEIGSDVKRDEVQKLVKEIMEGEKGKTMRKNILEWKKLAEEATAPHGSSFENLDILVNQVLLRKREGRAGV; encoded by the exons ATGGCTTCTAAGAAGCCTCATGCTGTGTGTATTCCAGCTCCGTCTCTAGGCCACATAAAGGCAGTGCTTAAACTAGCAAAACTCCTACACCATAAAGGCTTTCATATAACCTTTGTCAACACAGAGTCATTTCACAAGCGCTATCTTAAATCTTTAGGCCCCAACTCCTTAGATGGTCTCCCCGATTTTCAGTTTGAAACCATTCCGGATGGCTTACCAGATTCTGATGCTGATCCCATGAGCTTGCTATGTGAAAACAAACATATGAAAACTTTGTTGCCTCCCTTTCGCGGCCTCctcacaaaactcaacaatgaTTTTACTAATCCTCCAGTGACTTGCATTGTTTCAGATGGTTTCTTGTGGATGTTCACCATTGCAGCTGCTCAAGAAATTGGGGTCCCCATAGTGCTCTTCGAAACTATTGCTGCAACAACGTTCATGGCATTCAAACAGTTTCGCACTTTGGTCCAAAAAGGGCTTGTACCACTCAAAG ATGAGGGCTGTTTCACAAATGGATTTTTGGACAAAGTGATAGACATGGTTCCGGGAATGAAAGATATTCGTTTAAAGGATCTCCCAACCTTTATTCGAACTACAGATCCAAATGACACCATGCTTAACTTTTTCATGGAAACAGTGGATAACGTTCACAAAGCATCGGCAGTTGTATTTCCTACTTTTGATGCTTTGGAACAAGTTGTGTTGGATGCTTTCTCATCTATGTTTGATCAGTCACTTATTTATGCAATTGGTCCCATGCAGTTACTTCTCAATCAGATGCCTAATGACCCCTTAAAGCATATTGAATGTAGTCTATGGAAAGAAGAATCTGAGTGCCTCCAATGGCTAAATTCTAAGGTGCCGAATTCAGTTGTGTATGTGAATTTTGGTAGTGTAGCATTCTTGACACCAAAACAGCTAGTAGAATTTGGTTGGGGACTTGCAAATTCAAAGCTTCCATTCATGTGGGTTATTAGGCCTGGTTTGGTAATGGGCGAATCAGCAACTTTGCCACCTGAGTTTGTAGCTGAAACCAAAGAAAGAGGTCTGATAGTGAGTTGGTGTCCACAGGAGGAAGTCCTTAATCACCCATCAGTTGGAGGGTTTCTAACACACTGCGGTTGGCATTCAACCATGGAGAGTCTGACTGCTGGAGTGCCTATGATCTGTTGGCCATTCTTTACAGACCAGCAAACAAACTGTTACAAGATTTGTAAAGAATGGGGCATAGGAATGGAGATCGGTAGTGATGTGAAGAGAGACGAAGTTCAAAAGCTCGTTAAAGAGATAATGGAGGGAGAGAAGGGTAAGACTATGAGAAAAAACATCTTGGAATGGAAGAAGCTTGCAGAAGAAGCAACTGCTCCGCATGGGTCTTCATTCGAAAATCTAGACATTCTAGTGAATCAAGTTCTACTACGAAAAAGAGAAGGCCGGGCAGGTGTTTGA